In one Gemmatimonadota bacterium genomic region, the following are encoded:
- a CDS encoding crotonase/enoyl-CoA hydratase family protein, whose translation MTASAQRGSHLAFDVSVSDHIAHVLLKGPGKGNALGPDFWREAPGVFDDLDADPEVRAVVLSGAGGNFTFGLDLVAMTSELRYALAAPAMAAERTRFLDQLTTMQRAIISLMSCRKPVVASISGWCVGAGIDVICAADVRVCSSEATFSVRAVRMGIVEDMGSLQRLPAIIGEGAARELCLTGEDFGAAKAAALGLVNHVDDTPEAALQHAVAIATRIAANPPLTVQGVKRVMNERAHAGVRESLHYTALWNATFMQSRDFAEAISAFTEKREPKFEGR comes from the coding sequence ATGACGGCATCAGCGCAACGCGGCTCTCATCTCGCTTTCGATGTGAGCGTGTCGGATCACATCGCCCACGTGCTATTGAAAGGACCAGGCAAGGGCAACGCGCTCGGCCCCGATTTCTGGCGTGAGGCGCCCGGTGTATTCGACGATCTCGATGCGGATCCCGAAGTGCGGGCCGTGGTGCTGAGCGGCGCCGGCGGCAACTTCACGTTCGGGCTCGACCTCGTTGCGATGACATCGGAGCTTCGATACGCACTTGCAGCTCCCGCAATGGCGGCCGAGCGCACCCGCTTTCTGGATCAACTCACGACGATGCAGCGCGCGATCATCTCGCTCATGTCGTGCAGGAAACCCGTCGTAGCGAGCATTTCCGGATGGTGCGTCGGTGCCGGCATCGATGTAATCTGCGCGGCAGATGTGCGCGTGTGCTCGAGCGAGGCGACATTTTCTGTGCGCGCTGTGCGTATGGGAATCGTCGAGGACATGGGAAGCCTGCAACGTCTTCCTGCGATCATCGGAGAGGGCGCGGCGCGCGAGCTCTGTCTCACGGGCGAGGATTTCGGCGCCGCGAAGGCTGCGGCACTTGGCCTCGTCAATCACGTCGATGACACGCCGGAAGCCGCGCTGCAGCACGCGGTCGCCATTGCGACGCGCATCGCGGCCAACCCGCCGCTCACTGTGCAGGGCGTCAAACGCGTCATGAACGAGCGTGCGCACGCCGGCGTGCGTGAGAGTCTCCATTACACCGCGCTCTGGAACGCGACGTTCATGCAATCGCGTGATTTTGCGGAAGCGATCAGCGCGTTCACCGAGAAGCGCGAACCGAAATTCGAGGGACGTTGA
- a CDS encoding DUF4097 family beta strand repeat-containing protein, translating into MIRTSRYVMAAACAAAVGAAPLMAQQDLGRDGTTWKWDGALASGGSLKLFNINGALRFTASSDGSVHVQAVKHVHSGGDPRTVHYAVVRDGNNLTICAMWNDDATCDIDGMRGSRNNDNEGNRRRNVTAEISVQVPAGVRTAGNTVNGDVSVERISSDVRANTVNGAVRVTQVTGDVNARTVNGDVNVDTRGGTVSGETVNGSVTASMGSSGTGDMRFSTVNGGIDITTPSTFNADVRLSTLNGSIDSKFPLDFDRRRRHAEGTVGSGGRQLRASTVNGSITLQ; encoded by the coding sequence ATGATCAGGACTTCCAGGTACGTCATGGCGGCGGCGTGTGCCGCAGCTGTTGGTGCCGCGCCGCTCATGGCGCAACAGGATCTCGGACGCGATGGAACCACGTGGAAGTGGGACGGCGCGCTTGCGAGCGGCGGATCACTCAAGTTGTTCAACATCAACGGAGCGCTGCGCTTCACCGCAAGCTCGGACGGCAGTGTGCACGTCCAGGCCGTGAAGCACGTTCACTCGGGCGGTGATCCCCGCACCGTGCACTATGCTGTAGTGCGCGACGGGAATAACCTCACGATCTGCGCCATGTGGAACGACGATGCCACGTGCGACATCGACGGCATGAGGGGGAGTCGGAATAACGACAACGAGGGCAATCGCAGGCGGAACGTGACGGCGGAGATCTCGGTGCAGGTGCCAGCCGGTGTGCGCACGGCCGGCAACACCGTGAATGGTGACGTTTCCGTCGAGCGTATCAGCTCCGACGTTCGTGCAAACACTGTCAACGGCGCGGTGCGCGTTACGCAGGTGACGGGTGATGTGAATGCTCGCACTGTAAACGGGGATGTGAATGTCGACACGCGGGGCGGAACCGTGTCGGGTGAGACTGTAAACGGGTCGGTCACCGCATCCATGGGAAGCTCCGGCACGGGCGACATGCGCTTCAGCACCGTCAACGGTGGCATCGATATCACCACACCATCCACGTTCAATGCTGACGTCAGGCTCAGCACGCTCAACGGGTCCATCGACAGCAAGTTCCCGCTGGATTTCGACAGGCGCCGGAGGCATGCGGAGGGCACCGTGGGAAGCGGTGGACGGCAACTGCGTGCGAGCACCGTCAATGGATCGATAACGCTGCAGTAG
- a CDS encoding GNAT family N-acetyltransferase encodes MSGVRLRPALPADIPTILDLIRELAEYERDPTAAVATPELMHDALFGPRAVAHVIMAEGDDATYGFALYFFNFSTWTGRRGLYLEDFFVRPAARARGIGLQLFRRLAKIAQESGCGRMELSVLNWNVNAIRFYEKQGGFPMNDWTHYRFGVDTIAQIASQGDDTETT; translated from the coding sequence ATGAGTGGTGTGCGTCTTCGGCCGGCACTGCCGGCCGACATCCCGACGATCCTGGATCTGATCCGCGAACTGGCCGAATACGAACGCGATCCGACGGCCGCGGTGGCGACGCCGGAGCTGATGCACGACGCGCTGTTCGGACCGAGGGCAGTCGCTCACGTGATAATGGCAGAGGGTGATGATGCGACGTACGGTTTCGCACTCTACTTCTTCAATTTCTCCACATGGACCGGCAGACGCGGCCTTTATCTGGAGGATTTCTTCGTACGACCCGCTGCGCGTGCTCGCGGGATCGGGTTGCAGCTCTTCAGACGTCTGGCGAAGATTGCGCAGGAATCGGGATGCGGGCGCATGGAGCTGTCGGTGCTCAACTGGAACGTCAACGCGATCCGGTTTTATGAGAAGCAGGGTGGGTTCCCGATGAACGACTGGACACATTACCGGTTCGGCGTCGATACAATTGCACAAATCGCATCGCAGGGTGACGACACGGAGACCACATGA
- a CDS encoding RNA polymerase sigma factor, whose protein sequence is MQTALATSPETMSPTTSPTMSPMAAEPDVRLAASGDRHAFERLYRDNLNRVYAVCVRMCGDRMRAEELAQDSFVRAWERLPQFRGDSAFSTWLHRLTVNVVLEAQRSERRNRARTESDDVLDEAPPIVRREHHAEKMDLAVAIAALPPGARAVFALHDVEGYKHEEIAEMLDITAGGSKAQLHRARRLLREALA, encoded by the coding sequence ATGCAGACAGCCCTTGCCACCTCGCCCGAGACCATGAGTCCGACCACGAGTCCCACCATGAGTCCCATGGCCGCCGAGCCGGATGTACGACTCGCCGCCAGCGGGGATAGGCATGCCTTTGAGAGACTGTACCGGGACAACTTGAATCGTGTGTACGCAGTGTGTGTGCGGATGTGTGGTGACCGTATGCGCGCGGAGGAGCTGGCGCAGGATTCGTTCGTGCGGGCGTGGGAGCGATTGCCGCAGTTTCGCGGCGACTCCGCCTTCTCGACATGGCTTCACCGATTGACGGTGAACGTCGTGTTGGAGGCCCAGCGAAGCGAACGACGCAATCGCGCTCGAACCGAGAGCGACGACGTACTGGATGAGGCACCGCCGATCGTGAGGCGCGAGCATCATGCTGAGAAGATGGATCTCGCGGTTGCGATAGCGGCGCTGCCACCCGGTGCCCGCGCGGTGTTCGCACTGCACGACGTTGAAGGATACAAGCACGAGGAGATCGCGGAGATGCTCGACATCACTGCAGGCGGAAGCAAGGCTCAACTGCATCGCGCTCGGCGACTTCTCAGGGAGGCACTGGCATGA
- a CDS encoding SDR family oxidoreductase, with product MTTFMPRMFEGRTALITGGGSGIGQRIAERLAQQGASVALVGRTQSRLDAAAQGIIAAGGKAAGFAADVRDYDALARATGAAHEMFGALGIVLCGAAGNFPALASAMSANAFKSVIDIDLLGTFNTCRAAFEHLERPGASIVTISAPQAVQAMVMQSHVCAAKAGVDMITRTLALEWGPLGVRVNGVIPGAVADTEGMDRLAPPGLVRDALAKQLPLRRVATKDDIADMVVFLCSDAAKYVTGAIIPCDGGMTTAGMAIQTPSTSARPVQGAPVN from the coding sequence ATGACTACATTCATGCCGCGCATGTTCGAGGGAAGGACCGCTCTCATTACGGGCGGCGGCTCGGGGATCGGTCAGCGCATCGCCGAGCGACTCGCTCAGCAGGGTGCGAGCGTCGCACTCGTAGGACGAACCCAGTCCAGGCTGGACGCTGCGGCTCAAGGGATCATCGCGGCCGGTGGGAAAGCCGCTGGTTTCGCGGCGGACGTTCGCGATTACGACGCGTTGGCGCGCGCGACCGGGGCGGCGCACGAGATGTTCGGCGCGCTCGGAATCGTACTCTGCGGTGCGGCGGGAAACTTTCCGGCGCTCGCGAGTGCGATGTCTGCCAACGCCTTCAAGTCGGTGATCGACATCGATCTGCTCGGGACGTTCAACACCTGCAGGGCGGCATTCGAGCATCTGGAGCGTCCGGGCGCGTCGATCGTTACCATATCAGCCCCGCAGGCAGTTCAGGCGATGGTGATGCAGTCGCACGTGTGCGCGGCCAAGGCCGGTGTCGACATGATCACCCGCACGCTCGCGCTCGAGTGGGGTCCGCTGGGCGTTCGCGTGAATGGTGTGATACCCGGTGCGGTCGCTGACACCGAAGGCATGGACCGGCTGGCTCCCCCCGGGCTGGTGCGGGACGCACTCGCGAAACAGCTCCCGCTCCGCCGCGTTGCGACCAAGGACGACATCGCGGATATGGTCGTGTTCCTGTGCAGCGACGCGGCGAAATACGTAACCGGCGCCATAATACCATGCGATGGCGGGATGACGACCGCAGGCATGGCGATCCAGACGCCATCCACATCCGCGAGACCCGTTCAGGGCGCCCCTGTCAACTGA
- a CDS encoding DUF4097 family beta strand repeat-containing protein gives MSNTHMKIRMQRLVLPAVIAAFAIGAVPCWGQVPTPPSPPSPPSPADAPRPPRAPRPPQGWFGGDHGVAKIDTLLPFSSNGTIDLSLVSGTMKVSTWDRNQVRVVASTTGEPSLQLDASSSHLTLEQTRSGSRRGRSDDLGTATYDVTVPSGTRASLAAVSGSINAAGLRGAVDANNVSGSIDLRDLGASVNVEGVSGRITVSNVVSDAHVENVSGRVSLTGVGGSVTAETVSGGISLAGVRGDRVHVTTVSGDIDFTGSVPSSGRYDFETHSGDARLKLASNTEATLSVETFSGSVSNDFPGAVRRKNRDPDDDSTNYDFVINRGGGRVRVETFSGSVHISKVNQ, from the coding sequence ATGAGCAACACGCACATGAAGATCCGAATGCAGCGACTCGTCCTCCCTGCCGTGATAGCGGCGTTCGCGATTGGCGCAGTTCCGTGCTGGGGCCAGGTTCCCACGCCGCCATCGCCGCCGAGTCCGCCAAGTCCGGCGGATGCGCCGCGGCCGCCGCGAGCGCCGCGTCCACCACAGGGATGGTTCGGCGGCGATCACGGCGTCGCGAAGATCGACACGCTGCTCCCGTTCTCGTCGAACGGCACCATCGATCTCTCGCTGGTCTCGGGGACGATGAAGGTTTCTACCTGGGACAGGAACCAGGTGCGGGTGGTCGCGAGTACCACTGGCGAGCCCTCGTTGCAACTCGACGCGAGCAGCTCGCATCTGACTCTGGAGCAGACAAGGTCCGGGAGCCGGCGCGGGCGCAGCGATGACCTTGGAACGGCCACGTACGACGTCACAGTTCCGAGCGGAACGCGGGCATCGCTGGCGGCGGTATCCGGAAGCATCAACGCCGCAGGTCTGCGTGGAGCGGTCGACGCGAACAACGTCAGCGGCTCGATCGATCTTCGGGACCTCGGCGCATCCGTGAACGTCGAAGGCGTATCGGGCCGCATAACGGTTTCAAACGTCGTCAGCGATGCGCACGTCGAGAACGTCAGCGGGCGCGTCTCGCTTACGGGGGTCGGAGGGTCCGTCACCGCCGAGACCGTGAGCGGGGGTATCAGTCTGGCCGGTGTGCGGGGCGATCGGGTGCATGTCACAACCGTGAGCGGCGACATCGACTTTACCGGATCCGTACCGAGCTCCGGAAGGTATGACTTCGAGACGCACTCGGGGGACGCGAGACTGAAGCTGGCGAGCAACACCGAGGCGACTCTGAGTGTCGAAACATTCAGCGGATCGGTATCGAATGACTTTCCCGGAGCCGTAAGGCGAAAGAACCGCGATCCGGACGACGACAGTACCAACTATGACTTCGTAATCAACCGTGGTGGCGGACGGGTGCGAGTAGAAACTTTCAGCGGCAGCGTACACATCTCAAAGGTGAACCAATGA
- a CDS encoding HRDC domain-containing protein — protein sequence MADPYQPVYLDTAEKAGLFVDSIADVREIALDTEGASFHRYVDRIYLLQLSTPHHSAIIDPLHAGALPKLGALMENREVEVIFHDADYDLRLLRQDYGWHTTHVFDTRIAAQLLGIPAFGLAALLEKFFSVKLDKQHQRADWSMRPLTSSMLDYAAQDTRYLLDLRDELRTGLESLGRMSWAEEEFERLESIQFAPDDPATGFMRTKGARDLKRRELAVLKELVAWRDERAAALDRATFRVMGSEAMFEIARVHPRTREELAAIKGVPRGVVERHAQDLLDAVQRGLAVPEADLPRFPRAARWDRDPDFDSNVAKLKSVRDAAAARLKLDPGVLCARDRMEAVARRKPKAVEELAEIPELRRWQASVLGSDFVAALRG from the coding sequence ATGGCAGATCCGTACCAGCCAGTTTACCTGGACACAGCAGAAAAAGCCGGCCTTTTCGTGGACTCCATTGCGGACGTCCGAGAAATCGCGCTGGATACCGAAGGGGCGAGCTTCCATCGCTACGTCGATCGGATCTATCTGCTGCAGCTCTCCACGCCGCATCATAGTGCCATCATCGATCCGTTGCACGCTGGCGCGCTGCCCAAGCTTGGCGCGCTGATGGAGAATCGGGAAGTGGAGGTCATCTTCCACGACGCCGACTACGATCTCCGGCTGCTTCGTCAGGACTACGGCTGGCATACGACGCACGTGTTTGACACCCGTATTGCGGCACAGTTGCTTGGGATTCCCGCGTTCGGGCTAGCGGCGCTGCTGGAGAAGTTCTTCAGTGTAAAGCTGGACAAGCAGCACCAGCGCGCTGACTGGTCGATGCGGCCCCTCACGTCGAGCATGCTCGACTATGCCGCGCAGGACACGCGCTATCTGCTGGATTTGAGGGACGAATTGCGCACTGGACTGGAATCGCTCGGTCGCATGTCGTGGGCGGAGGAGGAGTTTGAGCGGCTCGAGTCGATCCAGTTCGCGCCGGACGATCCTGCGACGGGCTTCATGCGCACCAAGGGCGCGCGCGATCTCAAGCGGCGCGAGCTCGCGGTGCTCAAGGAGCTGGTTGCATGGCGCGACGAGCGCGCCGCGGCTCTCGATCGCGCGACGTTCCGCGTAATGGGCAGTGAGGCGATGTTCGAGATCGCGCGGGTGCATCCCAGGACGCGCGAGGAGCTCGCCGCGATCAAGGGCGTCCCGCGCGGGGTGGTAGAGCGGCACGCGCAGGATCTGCTGGATGCGGTGCAGCGCGGGCTGGCGGTTCCCGAGGCCGATCTTCCGCGGTTCCCGCGGGCAGCGCGCTGGGACCGCGACCCCGACTTCGATTCCAACGTCGCGAAGCTGAAATCAGTCAGAGATGCCGCGGCCGCCCGGCTCAAGCTGGATCCCGGGGTGCTGTGCGCGCGGGATCGTATGGAAGCAGTCGCGCGCCGGAAGCCAAAGGCCGTCGAGGAGCTCGCGGAGATCCCGGAGCTCAGGCGTTGGCAGGCGTCGGTGTTGGGATCGGATTTCGTGGCGGCGTTGCGGGGATAA